Genomic DNA from Paenibacillus sp. MBLB1832:
AACGCCAATTCCATGCTCTTGCGTTAGCGGCAGCAGTTCGTCCTTCGCCGAATGATCGATTAGCATATACCGCACATAAAATTGAATACTGTCAAAGCGACCGCTTCGCACATACTGCATGAGCAGAGGTAATCGACGGGTAGAGATGCCGATGAAGCGAAGCTTTCCTTGTTCCCGCAACTTCTCGAGCGCGGGCAGCGTCTCCTCCATCACGACCTCAAACGATGTTCGCTCAGCGTCGTGAATTTGCAGCAGATCGACCCAGTCGGTCTGCAGCCGCTGCAAGCTTCCCTCGACCGACTCAATCGTGCTTCTGTAGCTGAAATCGCCATCAATCCCTACTGCCTTCGTCGTGAGCACAATCTGATTGCGTCTGCCTTCGCGCAGCGCCCTCCCGATTCTTCGTTCTGATTCCCCGTTTCCATATCTTACAGCCGTATCAATAAAGTTAATGCCTTCGTCAATCGCTTCATGAATCATCAGCTCGATCTCCCGCTCATCAACTGGGCCGAAATCGCCCGCAAGCGGAGCGCCTCCGAGACCGAGACGCGAGACCCGCAGACCGGTACGTCCAAACTCTGTATATTGCATGTCTTGTTCCTCCTATCGTTCGAGTGTAATTAAGTGCTGCATTGGGCTCCAGATGACATCGTTCGGCCATTTGTCAAAGTGCGGGTCCATCACTTCATGCCAATTATCCGGTGTCTGCCTGGTGGCGAGCTTGCCAAGAGGCTTATTCTCACTCACTACAGCA
This window encodes:
- a CDS encoding aldo/keto reductase produces the protein MQYTEFGRTGLRVSRLGLGGAPLAGDFGPVDEREIELMIHEAIDEGINFIDTAVRYGNGESERRIGRALREGRRNQIVLTTKAVGIDGDFSYRSTIESVEGSLQRLQTDWVDLLQIHDAERTSFEVVMEETLPALEKLREQGKLRFIGISTRRLPLLMQYVRSGRFDSIQFYVRYMLIDHSAKDELLPLTQEHGIGVINGSVLGMGLLADTPAKFLKPDIIQAAEERKVKLRFLRRTEPHGLVEPGMRFSLTQPAIHVTLSGASTREMLRTNMAYCDGQGLAPDDQARVFELFEGQKLLFPDE